From a single Bacillus sp. NEB1478 genomic region:
- the ssb gene encoding single-stranded DNA-binding protein: MLNRVVLVGRLTKDPELKYTPNGVAVANFTLAVNRPFSNQQGEREADFINCVVWRKPAENVANFLKKGSLAGVDGRMQTRSYENNQGQRVYVTEVMAESVQFLEPKNANAGGQQYQGGNNFGGPSNDRGFGQQNQNRSYGSDNGFGGQQQQQNPKRNNFNDDPFANDGTPIDISDDDLPF; the protein is encoded by the coding sequence ATGCTAAATCGTGTAGTACTGGTGGGACGTTTAACAAAAGACCCAGAATTAAAGTACACTCCAAACGGTGTGGCAGTAGCTAATTTCACACTTGCAGTCAATCGGCCTTTTTCGAATCAGCAAGGTGAGCGCGAAGCAGATTTTATTAACTGTGTCGTTTGGCGAAAGCCCGCTGAAAACGTGGCAAATTTCCTTAAAAAAGGATCACTTGCCGGAGTAGATGGACGTATGCAAACACGTTCTTACGAGAACAATCAGGGTCAAAGAGTGTATGTTACTGAAGTAATGGCAGAGAGCGTTCAGTTCCTAGAACCGAAAAATGCTAATGCTGGAGGCCAGCAGTATCAAGGCGGCAACAACTTTGGTGGACCATCAAATGACCGCGGATTTGGCCAACAAAATCAGAACCGCAGCTATGGAAGTGACAACGGATTTGGAGGACAGCAGCAACAGCAGAATCCAAAACGCAATAACTTCAACGATGACCCGTTTGCAAATGATGGCACACCGATCGACATTTCTGATGACGATCTGCCATTCTAA
- the rpsF gene encoding 30S ribosomal protein S6 produces MKKYEIMYIVRPNIEEEALKATKERAKSILTDNGAEIANEKEMGKKRLAYEINDFRDGYYTLLDVNAPNEAINEFDRLMKINEDVLRFMTIVDERN; encoded by the coding sequence ATGAAAAAGTACGAAATCATGTACATCGTCCGTCCGAATATTGAAGAGGAAGCTCTTAAAGCAACGAAAGAGCGTGCGAAAAGCATCCTAACTGATAACGGTGCGGAGATCGCGAACGAAAAGGAAATGGGTAAGAAGCGTTTAGCTTACGAAATCAATGACTTCCGCGATGGATATTACACGCTATTGGATGTTAACGCTCCAAATGAAGCGATTAATGAATTCGACCGTCTTATGAAAATCAACGAAGATGTTCTTCGTTTCATGACAATCGTAGACGAAAGAAATTAA
- the ychF gene encoding redox-regulated ATPase YchF, with protein sequence MALTTGIVGLPNVGKSTLFNAITQAGAESANYPFCTIDPNVGIVEVPDHRLQKLTELVQPKKVVPTTFEFTDIAGIVKGASKGEGLGNKFLSHIRQTDAILQVVRCFDDENITHVHGKVNPIDDIEVINLELIFADIESVDKRIVRVEKLAKSKDKEAIAEFAVLTKIKEALMQELPARSVELETEEKKIVHGMHLLTMKPILYVANVSEEELLEGTNEHVEAVKEYAARENAEVIVICAKVEEEIAELDGEEKLAFLNELGIEEAGLDKLIRASYSLLGLATYFTAGVQEVRAWTFRKGMKAPACAGIIHTDFERGFIRAEIVAYDDLMAAGNMASAKEKGKVRLEGKEYEMKDGDVVHFRFNV encoded by the coding sequence ATGGCTCTTACAACCGGAATTGTCGGTTTGCCGAACGTTGGTAAATCAACATTATTTAACGCAATTACACAAGCTGGTGCAGAATCAGCAAACTATCCATTCTGTACGATCGACCCGAACGTCGGAATTGTAGAAGTGCCTGATCACCGTCTTCAAAAACTAACAGAGCTTGTACAGCCTAAAAAGGTTGTACCTACAACATTTGAATTCACGGACATTGCCGGAATCGTAAAAGGCGCGAGCAAAGGTGAAGGACTCGGGAATAAATTCTTGTCTCACATTCGTCAAACTGATGCGATTTTACAAGTTGTTCGCTGTTTTGATGATGAAAATATCACGCATGTTCATGGAAAAGTTAATCCGATCGATGATATTGAAGTTATTAACCTGGAGCTTATTTTTGCTGACATCGAATCTGTTGATAAAAGAATCGTACGTGTAGAGAAGCTTGCAAAATCTAAAGATAAAGAAGCGATAGCAGAATTTGCTGTTCTTACTAAGATTAAAGAAGCTTTAATGCAAGAACTTCCAGCACGCAGTGTTGAACTGGAAACGGAAGAAAAGAAAATCGTTCACGGTATGCACCTGCTTACAATGAAACCGATTCTTTATGTAGCAAACGTGAGCGAAGAAGAGCTGTTAGAAGGTACAAATGAACATGTTGAAGCGGTTAAAGAATATGCAGCACGTGAAAATGCCGAAGTTATCGTAATCTGCGCAAAAGTAGAAGAAGAAATCGCAGAACTGGATGGCGAAGAAAAGTTAGCTTTCTTAAATGAACTTGGGATTGAGGAAGCCGGTCTTGATAAGTTAATCCGTGCTTCTTATTCATTACTAGGATTAGCTACTTATTTTACAGCAGGTGTTCAGGAAGTTCGTGCATGGACGTTCCGTAAAGGGATGAAAGCTCCTGCCTGTGCTGGAATCATTCATACTGACTTCGAAAGAGGCTTTATTCGTGCCGAAATCGTAGCTTATGATGATCTAATGGCTGCTGGAAATATGGCTTCAGCAAAAGAAAAAGGTAAAGTGCGCCTTGAAGGTAAGGAATACGAAATGAAAGATGGAGATGTTGTACATTTCCGCTTTAACGTATAA
- a CDS encoding DUF951 domain-containing protein, whose translation MQQKEFHLNDEVEMKKQHPCGTNRWKIIRMGADIRIKCMGCQHSVMLTRAEFSKKMKKVLISNGEA comes from the coding sequence GTGCAGCAAAAGGAATTCCATTTAAACGATGAAGTAGAAATGAAAAAGCAGCATCCATGCGGTACGAACCGCTGGAAGATCATCCGTATGGGTGCAGATATCCGTATAAAATGCATGGGTTGTCAGCACAGTGTGATGCTGACTCGTGCAGAGTTTTCTAAAAAAATGAAAAAAGTGCTGATTTCTAACGGGGAGGCGTAA
- a CDS encoding UPF0158 family protein, producing MFIEKLMVAYMDDAANHIYYLDRNDQVILLDAIEPGGLPNLEFLDLEEPDRFLELPKVMSVETFSWMVEFESQNQNHELLHALNKNNPFEVFTDTIDHLNLTEKWRAFQQEKVRHRIESWLTEYNLLELEKQLD from the coding sequence ATGTTTATTGAAAAATTGATGGTTGCTTATATGGACGATGCGGCAAACCATATTTATTATTTAGATAGAAATGATCAAGTTATTTTACTTGATGCGATTGAGCCAGGCGGATTGCCTAACCTGGAGTTTTTAGATTTAGAGGAACCTGATCGTTTTTTAGAACTCCCTAAAGTGATGAGTGTTGAGACTTTCAGCTGGATGGTTGAATTTGAAAGCCAGAACCAAAATCATGAATTATTGCATGCTCTTAATAAAAATAATCCTTTTGAAGTGTTTACCGATACAATCGACCACTTAAATCTAACGGAAAAATGGCGTGCGTTTCAGCAAGAAAAAGTAAGGCATCGAATTGAAAGCTGGTTAACCGAATATAATCTTTTAGAACTAGAAAAGCAGCTGGATTAA
- a CDS encoding molybdopterin-dependent oxidoreductase — MEKVVSACPLNCWDACSFHVHIDQETVKKVEGNEDHPITKGKICVRGRLLAERTNSQQRIVHPLKKVNGEWIEIEWDTALDEIAMKMTEAKEKYGPVSVMHSHDYSNNGLLKCLDQRFFNCFGGLTEVVGSLCWGAGIAAQQWDFGNSYSHAPDDIENSRQIVIWGRNAASTNMHLFTRLQKIKKKGVPITVIDPIYHTTAKLSDRYVPIKPGMDGWLALGIIKIILENEWEDAEFIRLYTHGFEDLKELISSVSIEEVVRATDVSRETLQELAEVFSSGPTSTFLGLGMQRYQNGGNTIRLIDALSAVSGNVGISGGGCSYGNLAVGESFNKERLTMPDRRKEVRQFTRMNQAEDILKAHDIPVEVLFITRSNPLTQVPDTNVVKDAFTSVPAVVVVDQYMTDSAEIADYFLPCTTVFEEEDIYYASMYHQFINYGRKLVPPKGKAKSDLEIWTLLAERLGFGEDFHYSRDEYLEMGLSSLSEHGITLEKLKTEQFLELPVTSVPWADKKFQTPSGKYEFTSLKAIKEGFNDGRIQLSYPQESMENAEDLVKRYPYQLLTIHPLRSNHSQSYQLIESLQSISIQVSEKIAFSKGISEGSDVEIYNDRGSIQGKAKILKHSHDNVINVDEGQWRKFGGSVNTLTPSRESDIGQGSTFYDCKVDIKCL, encoded by the coding sequence ATGGAGAAGGTGGTTTCGGCATGCCCTTTAAATTGCTGGGACGCATGCAGCTTTCACGTACACATCGATCAGGAAACGGTTAAAAAGGTTGAAGGCAATGAGGATCACCCAATAACCAAAGGAAAAATTTGCGTCAGGGGACGCCTGTTAGCTGAGAGGACGAATTCTCAGCAGCGTATTGTTCATCCACTCAAAAAGGTAAATGGGGAATGGATTGAGATTGAGTGGGATACGGCTCTTGATGAAATTGCTATGAAAATGACTGAGGCAAAAGAAAAGTACGGTCCTGTCTCTGTCATGCACTCACATGACTATTCCAATAATGGACTTTTAAAATGTTTAGACCAGCGCTTTTTTAATTGCTTTGGCGGTTTAACAGAAGTAGTAGGCAGTTTATGCTGGGGAGCGGGAATCGCCGCTCAGCAGTGGGATTTTGGTAATTCCTATAGTCATGCTCCTGACGATATTGAAAATAGCCGGCAGATTGTGATTTGGGGCAGGAATGCAGCCAGCACAAATATGCATCTTTTTACAAGGCTACAAAAGATAAAGAAAAAAGGTGTTCCGATTACCGTTATTGATCCTATTTACCATACAACAGCAAAACTTTCAGACCGCTATGTTCCGATCAAACCTGGCATGGATGGATGGCTTGCCCTTGGAATCATAAAAATCATTTTAGAAAATGAATGGGAAGATGCTGAATTTATTCGTTTGTATACGCATGGTTTTGAAGATTTAAAAGAGCTCATTTCAAGTGTTTCAATTGAGGAAGTTGTGCGGGCTACAGATGTTTCACGTGAAACATTGCAAGAATTAGCCGAGGTCTTTTCGAGCGGACCGACTTCTACGTTTCTTGGCCTTGGTATGCAGAGATACCAAAATGGCGGTAATACTATTCGGTTAATTGATGCTCTTTCTGCTGTAAGCGGCAATGTCGGTATTTCCGGTGGAGGATGCAGCTATGGAAATTTAGCGGTTGGAGAGAGTTTTAATAAAGAACGTTTAACAATGCCGGATCGTCGAAAAGAAGTACGCCAGTTTACCCGGATGAACCAAGCGGAAGACATTTTAAAAGCTCATGATATTCCAGTTGAAGTACTGTTTATTACGAGAAGCAATCCCCTCACACAAGTACCTGACACAAATGTAGTAAAAGATGCCTTCACCTCCGTACCTGCCGTTGTTGTAGTGGATCAGTATATGACCGACTCGGCAGAGATTGCTGACTATTTTTTACCGTGTACGACTGTTTTTGAGGAAGAAGATATTTATTATGCCTCCATGTATCATCAGTTTATCAATTATGGACGGAAACTAGTGCCTCCTAAAGGCAAGGCTAAATCTGACTTGGAAATTTGGACGCTGCTCGCTGAAAGGCTAGGGTTTGGAGAAGATTTTCATTACTCGAGGGATGAGTATTTGGAAATGGGGCTGTCATCTCTTTCAGAACATGGAATTACACTCGAAAAGCTTAAAACAGAACAGTTCTTAGAATTGCCGGTTACATCTGTTCCTTGGGCGGACAAGAAATTTCAAACACCAAGCGGGAAATACGAATTCACCTCGCTAAAAGCGATTAAAGAAGGATTTAACGATGGAAGAATTCAGCTGTCATATCCCCAAGAGAGTATGGAAAATGCAGAGGATTTGGTTAAACGGTATCCATATCAGCTTTTAACGATACATCCGTTGCGTTCCAATCACTCCCAAAGTTATCAGCTGATAGAAAGTCTTCAGTCCATATCGATTCAAGTTTCTGAAAAAATCGCCTTCTCAAAAGGAATCTCGGAAGGTTCTGATGTGGAGATCTACAATGACAGGGGAAGTATTCAAGGGAAAGCAAAGATTTTAAAGCATTCTCATGATAATGTGATCAATGTGGACGAAGGTCAATGGCGTAAGTTTGGCGGAAGTGTTAATACACTGACTCCAAGCAGAGAATCTGATATCGGACAGGGAAGTACATTTTATGACTGCAAAGTGGATATAAAATGCCTATAA
- the rpsR gene encoding 30S ribosomal protein S18 produces MAGRRGGRQKRRKVCFFTVNKITYIDYKDTDLLKRFISERGKILPRRVTGTSAKYQRQLTRAIKRSRFMALLPYVSE; encoded by the coding sequence ATGGCTGGACGTCGTGGTGGACGCCAAAAGCGTCGTAAGGTTTGTTTCTTCACTGTAAACAAAATCACTTACATCGACTACAAGGACACTGATCTTTTAAAGCGTTTCATTTCTGAGCGCGGTAAGATTCTTCCTCGTCGTGTAACTGGTACATCTGCTAAATATCAACGTCAATTAACTCGTGCGATCAAACGCTCGCGTTTCATGGCTTTGTTACCATATGTATCTGAATAA
- the dnaB gene encoding replicative DNA helicase — protein sequence MSDLFADRIPPQNIEAEQAVLGSIFLEAEALITASEILLPEDFYRATHQRIYRVMLELNAKGEPVDLITVTSELQDKNQLDEVGGLSFLTELADSSPTAANVEYYSKIVEEKSLLRRLIRTATDITANSYAREEEVEAILNEAEKSILEVSNRKNTSAFTAIKDVLVHAYDNIEALHNRKGDITGIPTGFNDLDRMTAGFQRNDLIIVAARPSVGKTAFALNIAQNVATKTDENVAIFSLEMGAEQLVMRMLCAEGNLDAQRLRTGSLQAEDWQKLTMAMGSLSAAGIYIDDTPGIRINDIRAKCRRLKQEKGLGMILIDYLQLIMGSGKSGENRQQEVSEISRSLKALARELEVPVIALSQLSRGVESRQDKRPMMSDIRESGSIEQDADIVAFLYRDDYYDKETEAKNIIEIIIAKQRNGPTGTVELAFVKEYNKFVNLDRRHDETAIPPGA from the coding sequence ATGAGTGATTTATTTGCAGACCGCATTCCGCCGCAGAACATTGAAGCGGAACAAGCGGTTTTAGGATCTATCTTTTTAGAGGCAGAAGCGCTGATTACAGCCTCTGAAATTTTATTGCCGGAAGATTTTTATCGAGCGACCCACCAAAGAATTTATCGCGTCATGCTAGAGCTCAATGCAAAGGGTGAACCGGTCGATCTGATTACGGTAACATCAGAGCTTCAGGATAAAAACCAGCTCGATGAGGTCGGAGGTTTGTCCTTTTTAACGGAACTTGCTGACAGTTCACCAACTGCGGCAAACGTCGAGTACTACAGCAAAATTGTTGAAGAAAAATCACTGCTGCGCCGTTTGATTCGGACAGCAACTGATATTACGGCAAACAGTTATGCAAGGGAAGAAGAAGTTGAAGCGATTTTAAACGAAGCAGAAAAATCGATTTTAGAAGTTTCTAACCGTAAGAACACAAGTGCATTCACGGCCATCAAGGATGTTCTCGTCCATGCCTACGACAACATTGAAGCTCTTCATAACAGAAAAGGTGATATTACAGGCATTCCAACAGGCTTTAATGACTTAGACAGAATGACAGCTGGTTTCCAAAGAAACGATCTAATTATCGTTGCTGCCCGTCCGTCTGTTGGTAAAACGGCATTCGCCTTGAACATTGCCCAAAACGTTGCGACGAAGACAGATGAAAATGTTGCGATATTCAGTCTCGAGATGGGAGCTGAACAGCTAGTCATGCGTATGCTTTGTGCGGAAGGCAACCTTGATGCACAGCGTCTTCGTACAGGGTCTTTGCAGGCTGAAGACTGGCAGAAGCTGACGATGGCGATGGGAAGCTTATCTGCTGCCGGTATTTACATTGATGATACACCAGGTATCCGAATCAATGATATTCGTGCAAAATGCCGCCGTTTGAAGCAGGAAAAAGGGTTAGGTATGATTTTGATCGATTACTTGCAGCTTATTATGGGGAGCGGAAAGTCTGGCGAAAACCGCCAGCAGGAGGTTTCGGAGATCTCCCGTTCACTTAAAGCCCTCGCTCGTGAGCTGGAAGTGCCTGTTATCGCTCTTTCTCAGCTCTCACGTGGTGTTGAATCCCGTCAGGATAAGCGCCCGATGATGTCTGATATTCGTGAATCCGGTTCTATCGAGCAGGATGCCGATATCGTCGCCTTCCTTTATCGTGATGATTATTATGATAAAGAAACAGAAGCGAAGAACATCATTGAAATTATTATTGCTAAGCAGCGTAATGGTCCGACAGGTACGGTTGAGCTGGCATTCGTAAAAGAATATAACAAATTCGTTAACCTGGACAGGCGTCATGATGAAACGGCCATACCGCCAGGAGCGTAA
- a CDS encoding DHH family phosphoesterase has protein sequence MPKFLLKRWHGYPVIALFVISVILVSILTYFQWILGVAGFVILGVISYYSMKAEASFQEELGDYISTLSHRLKKVGEEALMEMPIGIILYDEDFKIEWANPYMGALIEEESFIGHSLNHVSEELIPHIKSDAKEEIIKINAHKFQVNFKKDERLLYFFDVTEQLDLERLYDEEQTVMAVIFLDNYEEVTQGLDDQFRSVINSKVTSVLNEWANQHGIFLKRTSSERFLAVFNQRILNELEKNKFSVLDEVRESTAKQNISLTLSIGVAAGTSSLPELGQLSQSSLDLALGRGGDQVAIKQTSGKVRFYGGKTNPVEKRTRVRARVISHALSELVSDSDKVMIMGHKNPDMDAIGSAIGILKVAQVNGKEGYVVLDQADIDIGVQRLMDEIKETESVWKYFITPEEALEIASRDTLLVVVDTHKPSMVIEEKLLAKLDHIVVIDHHRRGEEFIKDPVLVYMEPYASSTAELVTELLEYQPKRLKMRMLEATALLAGIIVDTKSFTLRTGSRTFDAASYLRAHGADTILVQKFLKEDLNTYTRRSKLIENAQIYKKGIVITKSTPEDAYNQVVIAQAADILLSMNGVSASFVISNRIDGKVSISARSLGDINVQMIMEKLEGGGHLTNAACQIENSNIDEAERQLKLIIDEYLEGGEEE, from the coding sequence ATGCCAAAGTTTTTGTTAAAACGGTGGCATGGTTATCCCGTCATCGCCTTATTTGTCATTTCTGTCATACTCGTGAGCATACTTACTTATTTTCAATGGATTTTAGGAGTAGCAGGCTTTGTTATTTTAGGGGTTATTTCTTATTATTCCATGAAGGCTGAAGCGAGTTTTCAGGAAGAACTAGGTGACTATATATCTACGCTTTCTCATCGTTTGAAAAAAGTAGGCGAAGAAGCGTTGATGGAAATGCCGATCGGAATCATTTTATATGACGAGGATTTTAAAATTGAATGGGCTAATCCATATATGGGTGCGCTTATTGAAGAAGAATCCTTTATCGGGCATTCGTTAAACCATGTTTCAGAAGAATTGATTCCTCATATCAAAAGTGATGCGAAGGAAGAAATCATTAAAATCAATGCACATAAATTCCAAGTTAACTTTAAAAAAGATGAACGCCTACTCTACTTTTTCGATGTGACGGAACAGCTGGATCTAGAACGGCTATATGATGAAGAGCAAACGGTGATGGCTGTCATCTTTCTCGACAACTATGAAGAAGTTACTCAAGGCTTAGATGATCAATTCCGTTCAGTGATTAACTCAAAAGTAACATCTGTACTGAATGAATGGGCGAACCAGCATGGCATCTTTCTTAAAAGAACATCATCAGAGCGGTTTCTCGCTGTATTTAACCAGCGCATATTAAATGAGCTGGAGAAAAATAAATTCAGTGTTCTTGATGAAGTAAGAGAGTCTACCGCAAAGCAAAATATTTCGCTTACGCTGAGCATTGGTGTAGCTGCAGGAACATCATCACTTCCTGAGCTTGGCCAGCTCTCTCAATCCAGCCTTGATTTGGCGCTGGGACGCGGTGGTGACCAAGTTGCGATCAAACAGACGAGCGGTAAAGTCCGTTTTTATGGCGGTAAAACAAACCCAGTTGAGAAGCGTACCCGTGTACGTGCTAGGGTTATTTCACATGCGCTGAGTGAACTAGTGTCAGACAGCGACAAAGTGATGATCATGGGACATAAAAATCCGGATATGGATGCAATTGGTTCTGCTATCGGGATATTAAAAGTAGCCCAAGTGAACGGAAAAGAAGGCTATGTCGTTTTAGATCAGGCTGATATTGACATCGGCGTTCAGCGTCTGATGGATGAGATCAAAGAAACGGAATCTGTCTGGAAGTATTTTATTACACCAGAAGAAGCACTCGAGATCGCATCTAGAGACACACTGCTAGTTGTTGTTGATACACATAAACCTTCTATGGTTATAGAAGAGAAGCTATTAGCGAAACTGGATCATATCGTCGTGATCGACCATCATCGGCGCGGGGAAGAGTTTATTAAAGATCCCGTACTCGTTTACATGGAGCCATATGCCTCCTCAACAGCTGAACTTGTTACAGAACTGCTCGAATACCAGCCTAAACGCTTAAAAATGCGTATGCTTGAAGCGACTGCGCTATTGGCGGGAATTATCGTAGACACGAAAAGCTTTACACTAAGAACGGGTTCACGCACGTTTGATGCCGCCTCTTACTTAAGAGCACATGGGGCAGACACCATACTCGTTCAAAAGTTTCTAAAAGAAGATTTGAACACATATACAAGGCGTTCGAAGCTTATCGAAAACGCTCAAATTTATAAAAAAGGGATTGTCATTACGAAGAGCACTCCTGAAGATGCCTATAACCAAGTAGTCATCGCTCAGGCAGCTGACATTTTATTATCGATGAATGGCGTCTCAGCATCTTTTGTTATCTCAAACCGGATAGATGGCAAAGTAAGCATCAGTGCACGTTCTCTAGGGGATATCAATGTTCAAATGATCATGGAAAAACTTGAAGGTGGAGGACACCTTACAAATGCGGCCTGTCAGATTGAGAACAGCAATATTGATGAAGCTGAAAGACAATTAAAACTGATCATTGACGAGTATTTAGAAGGGGGAGAAGAAGAATGA
- a CDS encoding mechanosensitive ion channel family protein, which produces MIATKGLKILSIIILVIIIKYVVKAAITNIFKVRLKSPLRLSERRENTLYRLLNNITSYVIYFMAFLTILDEFGVDIKAILAGAGVVGLAIGFGAQNLVRDIITGFFIIFENQFSVGDYVRIIGFEGTVEEIGLRTTKIKSWTGELHILPNSSITEVTNFSIHNSMAVVDVSIAYEEDIDKAQNIIQEVVAKVKPNFPEMVKDPEVLGVQMLGAGASEIVIRVAAEVLPMTHFKIARELRKILKLELDKAGIDIPYPKMVTYQKDKSPKEKL; this is translated from the coding sequence ATGATTGCTACAAAAGGGTTAAAGATTTTGAGCATTATCATTTTAGTAATTATCATTAAGTATGTAGTTAAAGCAGCCATTACAAACATTTTTAAAGTAAGACTAAAATCTCCTTTGCGCTTAAGTGAACGTAGAGAAAATACGCTATACAGACTCCTTAACAATATAACATCGTATGTCATTTATTTTATGGCATTTCTGACTATATTAGATGAGTTTGGAGTGGATATTAAAGCGATTCTTGCCGGAGCTGGAGTTGTCGGTCTAGCGATTGGGTTCGGCGCTCAAAACCTGGTTAGAGATATTATCACAGGATTCTTTATCATCTTTGAAAATCAATTTTCGGTCGGTGATTATGTTAGAATTATTGGCTTTGAAGGAACGGTTGAAGAAATTGGTCTAAGGACAACTAAAATTAAGAGCTGGACAGGAGAATTACATATTCTGCCGAATTCGTCTATCACAGAAGTTACGAATTTCTCTATTCATAACAGCATGGCAGTAGTTGATGTGAGTATCGCCTATGAAGAAGATATTGATAAAGCACAGAACATCATTCAAGAAGTAGTTGCAAAAGTGAAGCCGAATTTCCCTGAAATGGTGAAGGATCCTGAAGTGCTTGGCGTTCAAATGCTGGGAGCGGGTGCATCAGAAATCGTCATTCGCGTTGCAGCTGAAGTTCTTCCAATGACACACTTTAAAATTGCCAGGGAACTTAGGAAAATTTTAAAACTTGAACTGGATAAAGCAGGTATCGATATCCCATACCCTAAGATGGTAACCTATCAAAAAGATAAATCGCCAAAAGAAAAACTATAA
- the rplI gene encoding 50S ribosomal protein L9 translates to MKVIFLQDVKGKGKKGEVKNVSEGYARNFLFPKNLASEATSSAMATLKGQQKSEEKKQQEQLEEAEALKNKLAEMTITIKTKTGDGGRVFGSVTSKQIADGLKEQGIKIDKRKIELADPIKALGYTNVPVKLHSQVTGTVKVHVTEE, encoded by the coding sequence ATGAAAGTAATTTTTCTTCAAGATGTAAAAGGCAAAGGTAAAAAAGGAGAAGTTAAAAACGTTTCTGAAGGCTATGCACGCAATTTTCTTTTTCCAAAAAACTTAGCGTCAGAAGCAACTTCTTCTGCAATGGCTACTCTTAAAGGCCAGCAAAAAAGTGAAGAAAAGAAACAGCAAGAACAACTTGAAGAAGCAGAAGCATTAAAAAATAAATTGGCAGAAATGACAATTACAATCAAGACGAAAACCGGTGATGGCGGACGTGTTTTCGGATCTGTAACGAGTAAACAAATTGCCGATGGTCTTAAAGAACAAGGAATTAAAATCGACAAGCGAAAAATCGAACTTGCCGATCCGATAAAAGCACTTGGCTACACAAATGTACCTGTAAAGCTTCACTCCCAAGTAACGGGAACGGTAAAAGTACACGTCACTGAAGAATAA
- a CDS encoding YybS family protein, translated as MRNTKVLVEGAVVAGIYTLLFLFSMYIPFFSLLSFFVLPLPFIIYIYRHNLKAGLLLWAVTFGVSLAFAGLNGIISTLFSGMTGIIMGELYRRKKTAFAVLLGGSLSGIVNMLLTVVVAKVFMGINFVSELKKQFQSAIETAEEFYRASGQDPAQIEKLKDQAELLPMMLPTYIIAGAVAIAFITHLAAKMLMKRLRYDIPSFPPFREWNLPKSFLWYYIVAIILTFSTPDKGTALYIVTINLYMLLSFVLIIQGFTLIFYYAWIKNWKRKRIVLLIILLFLLNSFLPIPLEVVKFLGIIDLGFNIKKRMKPKQ; from the coding sequence ATGCGCAATACAAAAGTATTGGTCGAGGGTGCCGTAGTTGCTGGCATATATACCCTTCTTTTTTTATTTAGTATGTACATACCGTTTTTTAGCTTGCTTTCGTTTTTTGTACTGCCGCTGCCGTTTATTATTTATATTTATCGGCACAATCTTAAGGCAGGGTTGCTCTTATGGGCAGTAACGTTTGGTGTTTCCTTAGCATTTGCGGGATTAAACGGTATTATCTCAACCCTTTTCTCTGGTATGACTGGAATAATAATGGGTGAGCTTTATAGAAGGAAAAAAACAGCTTTTGCTGTACTGCTTGGCGGAAGTTTATCAGGAATTGTAAATATGCTCCTTACGGTGGTTGTAGCCAAAGTATTTATGGGAATCAACTTTGTTTCAGAGCTAAAAAAACAGTTTCAAAGTGCCATAGAAACGGCTGAAGAGTTTTATAGAGCAAGTGGACAAGATCCAGCCCAGATCGAAAAGCTAAAAGATCAGGCTGAACTTTTACCAATGATGCTCCCTACGTATATAATAGCTGGAGCAGTTGCGATTGCTTTTATCACACATCTGGCAGCCAAGATGTTAATGAAAAGACTTCGTTATGACATTCCATCATTCCCGCCATTTCGGGAGTGGAATTTACCAAAATCATTTTTGTGGTATTATATTGTAGCAATCATATTAACATTTAGTACGCCTGATAAAGGTACTGCATTATATATTGTGACGATTAATCTGTATATGCTATTATCGTTTGTACTGATTATTCAAGGTTTTACACTTATTTTTTATTATGCCTGGATAAAAAACTGGAAAAGAAAAAGAATCGTATTGTTAATTATTCTCCTTTTTCTGTTAAATTCTTTCCTGCCGATACCTCTGGAAGTCGTGAAATTCTTAGGTATAATTGACTTAGGATTTAATATAAAGAAACGGATGAAACCAAAACAGTAG